TACATGTACTGATACAGctacacagtacagtgtatacATAGTGACTGTCACCAGTAACAACTGTAATACATCTGTACTGTCACAGTACTACAACGTACTGTACGTACatgtaactgtactgtactacacaGTCATACAGTCATGTGTACTGTGACATACGTTATTCgactgtactgtacagtaccatgtattacatgtatgtCACCAGTACATCATGTATACATGATGTAGCTACACAGTGTATTACATTGTGACTGTACAGTACAATCATGATTACTACGTACTGATACGAACTACACAATCAGTTGGCTGGAAGTAcaactgtagtgtactgtgaCATCATACATAttttacacatgtatacatatgtgtCGGGACAACAGGTATACATGTTTACGTACAACTATACATGAGACTGCAACAGTGACAAGTGTATAGACGTACTTATTACAATAAATCTACATTTATACATGAGTTACTTACATactattacatactgtactgtacaacgTGTATTACAATGTGACTGTGAAATGTACTATTTCTGTATAATTATCGTATGTTTACTGTACATCGTATCATGTGTTGCGTGACGTCTTATACTGATACTTACAGTCgtaacaggagtgtgtgagcTGACATACGGATACATATGGTAGCGTACACAGTTTTACGTGATTTAGTTGACATACAGGATACATTTTTACTGTGACATACATTATTCAGGATGTTGTACTGTCAgcgtgtattacagtgatgggATGTGAATACAGTAACAAGTCCAGAGGATACAGATTGACGGGAAGACATGTATTACATACGTGACTGTGAATAATGTATACATGATGTGTGAGGGGACAGTCAGGTATTACAGTGAGTGTAGCGACGTCATGTATTACTGTTGTTTTACAAAGTTATTACTGTGGTGTATTGACATACAGGTATAATGTGTTGATGTAATATGTATTACAGTATTGTGACGAAGACAGTATACATGATGTGCTGACAGTAGTGTATACATATTGTTTGGgacaaatgtattcattttatgtatattttaagtgatgtttttcattaacaaaacatacagtgtattacagtgatgtgtgtgagctggtgacagtacagtgtattacagtgatgtgtgtgagctggtgacagtacagtgtattacagtgatgtgtgtgagctggtgacagtacagtgtattacagtgatgtgtgtgagctggtgacagtacagtgtattacagtgatgtgtgagctggtgacagtacagtgtattacagtgatgtgtgtgagctggtgacagtacagtgtattacagtgatgtgtgtgagctggtgacagtacagtgtattacagtgatgtgtgtgagctggtgacagtacagtgtattacagtgatgtgtgtgtgagctggtgacagtacagtgtattacagtgatgtgtgtgagctggtgacagtacagtgtattacagtgatgtgtgtgagctggtgacagtacagtgtattacagtgatgtgtgtgagctggtgacagtacagtgtattacagtgatgtgtgagctggtgacagtacagtgtattacagtgatgtgtgtgagctggtgacagtacagtgtattacagtgatgtgtgtgagctggtgacagtacagtgtattacagtgatgtgtgagctggtgacagtacagtgtattacagtgatgtgtgtgagctggtgacagtacagtgtattacagtgatgtgtgagctggtgacagtacagtgtattacagtgacgtgtgagctggtgacagtacagtgtattacagtgatgtgtgtgagctggtgacagtacagtgtattacagtgatgtgtgtgagctggtgacagtacagtgtattacagtgatgtgtgtgtgagctggtgacagtacagtgtattacagtgatgtgtgtgagctggtgacagtacagtgtattacagtgatgtgtgtgagctggtgacagtacagtgtattacagtgatgtgtgtgagctggtgacagtacagtgtattacagtgatgtgtgtgagctggtgacagtacagtgtattacagtgatgtgtgagctggtgacagtacagtgtattacagtgatgtgtgtgagctggtgacagtacagtgtattacagtgacgtgtgagctggtgacagtacagtgtattacagtgatgtgtgtgagctggtgacagtacagtgtattacagtgatgtgtgagctggtgacagtacagtgtattacagtgatgtgtgagctggtgacagtacagtgtattacagtgatgtgtgagctggtgacagtacagtgtattacagtgatgtgtgtgagctggtgacagtacagtgtattacagtgatgtgtgagctggtgacagtacagtgtattacagtgacgtgtgagctggtgacagtacagtgtattacagtgatgtgtgtgagctggtgacagtacagtgtattacagtgatgtgtgagctggtgacagtacagtgtatcaCAGTGATGTTTGTGAGCTGGTGacattacagtgtattacagtgacgtgtgtgagctggtgacagtacagtgtattacagtgacgtgtgtgagctggtgacagtacagtgtattacagtgacgtgtgtgagctggtgacagtacagtgtattacagtgatgttattgactgttttttgttttcgcttttcgggttttgcactttgcagacggtcccttggaatctgtctctcaggtgttagagacttgtgtattttgtccaacgcggaTTAAAGCTgttattgaggaaaattgggttgtagctgcgtctctacattactatgttgaaaaagaggtgttatttgtgtaataaaagcgtttagctcaggagttattgactcgggaaactccaatctgtgaataaaCTGGACGGAGACACGGAGTGCCCTgtaaagccgccttcacactgcacacgacaaacggacacgactgtcggatttcgccccctagtgacagtcgcacgtAATGTGCAATATGATCGTGCAGATGGAAGGGAGAACGGCTGACTacacagtttatgggaataaattgtgtatttccttcacaattgtcacaaaaaactcactacactgtcaGTCTGGTCTCTCTGTGCGTGGCTTTGCGAGATCATGCGGTgcgatttgtttttctttactgctgcacgagtctgcgtgagaatatgggggtgtggcgtgataATATGTGGGTGTGGCGTGataatatgggggtgtggcgtgataatatgggggtgtggcgtgagaatatggggatggggtgtggcgtgagagcgTGAGAATCGGGTCAATTGCGTGAGAATGCGTGAGAGTTGGCAGCCATGTAACTTATCTATTGACTAATCACTGGCGGTTGTGTGGGTGTCGGCATCAGGTCACGTGAAAACGATGTCCTTGTCCGTGATTCGTTGACTAGTTTGtgactataaacggataaattGTATGACGGTAGAGAACGTAAAGAGTAGGAGGAGCAAAAGATATAAGATGGTGctgaaaataatccactttgtgTTTATCTTTGCAAAGTATCACTCAGGGAGTCAAATTCTATTTTTAGATGTAAGATTTTCCTCCATTTTATTAAGTCTTCATTGGTTCTTTGTCCATTTCAGACAGTGCTGTTGAGCGGATCGCTTGGTGTGCGATTGTGTTACCGTTATCCCTTTGTGTTACTGcgttactgtgttactgttacCAGAAATTTGTAAAGAATTGGCCTTGTTCCCTGGATGGAATACAAGAAGATAGAGTTCATCAGCTTCCAGGGTGAATTCCCTTGACCACTCCCAGTTCCTCTGAATTCCACACTACCTATGAGGTATAAAAGGGAGTGTAGGAATTATAACTCtacctcactctcacacacacaccgataaTCACTCCGTCACCATGTGGAATAACAGCAGTGAAACAAACACCACCTCCCTGGCAGGGAGCCACAGTGTCAACCAGCAGTCTTTGAGCGTGACTTTAGCGGTCATGCTCGGGCTGGTGATTTTCTCCCTGGGCTGCTCGGTGGAGTTGAGTAAGATCTGGCTCAACCTGAAGCGCCCATGGGGTCTTTTGACGGGGCTGTTGTGCCAGTTAGGCATGATGCCCCTCATTTCGTATCTTCTGGCCCTGGCCTTCTCCGTGCAGCCGGTGCAAGCCGTCGCCGTCATCGTCGTTGGATCCTGTCCTGGAGGAACCATTTCTAACATCATCACGTACTGGCTGGACGGAGACATGAACCTCAGGTACTTGCAATATGTCAAATACTGAGTACTTTAGAAATGCTGATGTAATCAGGAACACTCTGAATTCAGTACTAGTActctttatattttcttttcccattaggattcaccacagtgaatcatctgttcCCACCTAACTCTTTCCTCATCATGTTCTACTCTCACACCAgctaccttcatgtcctcttttaacacatccatatatctcctctttgtccttcctcttgacctcttacctgcagctccatctccaacatccttctaccaatataaccatctccctcctctgtacatgtccaaaccatctcaatctatcctctctgaacTTGTCCCtgaaacagccaacctgagctgtccctctgatgggctcgttcctaatcctgtccgtCCTCGTCACtgctaaagagaacctcaacatcatcTCCAACCcttacagcagagctgctctcactactgtcttctacacctttcctttgagtCTTGCTGACacacttctgtcacacaacactttcTAGTACACTTTGTATAGTGTAATAATTTGGTTCCTCTCAGTGTTCATTCCTGATGGTATCTTAGGGAGTTTCTGGCTTTTTCAAAATCCAGTTTTCTGTACAAATACTGTTCCTTTGGAGGCTACATCAGAACCTGGAATCAGAACAAGACACTGTTTGCTGTCAGATACACAAATACTGAAAGATTCTGTATCcagcatataataataaaaataatataaataataaaatgcacacacacacatatatatatatatatatatatatatatatatatatatatatatatatatatatatatatatatatatatatatatatattacagtaattATGCCTGAACACCTGCTCAGTCATCCAGTTATCAGCTAGTTGTGTGGCTCAACatgatacaggtcaagagcttcagtatatatttatatacaatacacatatttatataaatctgCAATATTTCAGTGACTTTGAGCATTTGAGAGCTGAAGGTTCATCTGGTCAGTTCAGAGAGTAGCAGCAGACTCTTTGTGCCCTGGTTACACTGTCCCTATTAAGTTAACCATGTCCCTGAAGCTTcactgacctctctctctctctctctctctctttctctctttctccccatctctctctctctctctctctctctctctctctctctctctctctctctctctctctctctctctctctccctctctttctccccatctctctttctccccatctctctctctctctctctctccctctctttctccccatctctctctctctctctctctccctctctttctccccatctctctttctccccatctatctctctctctctctctctctctctctctctctctctctctctccctctctttctccccatctctctttctccccatctctctctctctctctccctctctttctccccatctctctctctctctctctctctctctctctctctctctccctctctttctcccatctctctttctccccatctctctctctctctctctctctctctctctctctctctctctctctctctctctctctctctctctctccctctctttctccccatctctctctctctctttctcctcatctctctctctctctctctctctctctccctctctttctctctctctctctccctctctttctccccatctctttctctctctctctctctctttctccccatctctttctctctctctttctcacatctatctctctcttctccctctctctctctctttctccccatctctcttctcccatctctctctctctctctctctctctctctctctctctctctctctctctctctctctgtctctctgtctctctttctccccatctctctctctctctctctttctccccatctctctctctctctctctctctctctctctctctctctctctctctctctctccctctctttctccccatctctttctcacatctatctctctctttctccctctctctctctctttctccccatttctctctctctttctccccatctctttctctctctctctttctccccatctctctctctctctctctctctctctctctctctttctccccatctctctctctctgtctttctccccatctctctctctctctctctctctctctctctctttctctctctctctttctctctctcttttagcatAACCATGACAGTCGTGTCCACTCTGCTGGGACTGGGCACCATGCCTCTGAATCTGTACATCTATTCCCACACATGGGTGAGCGCAGGGAGGATGGACGTCCCTTTTCTGAACATCGGTAAAAACTCCTCCTCCAGAAAAAAATTGCACTTTATATATAAGCAGTAAATGGATCAATTATTTCTTAATTCTTTCACAGATGTAGTTTAGACAGTGATTTGTTGTGTACAGGTCTGGCGTGTATCAGCCTGGTTGTCCCCGTGTCCTGCGGCTTGCTGGTCAATTACAAGTGGCCAAAAGTTGCACGAATACTTTTGAAGGTAAAAAGGAAaagatttctgtttctgtcaaaGAAAAAACTGTAGACTAGTCAATGAAACCgctgggggggaaaaaatcatatataaacTTATGTGATTGTGGTACGAAAATATACCTGAtggtgttttaaataaaaggtgaaaaaacctacgactaaataaaatgtaagtaaaacaaTTTACAATAGCTTCATATCACTGTGCTGTTGGATtgtccattctgattggtcagaaagtctaTAAGTcaggaagtcgtggcctaatggttagagagtttgactcctaaccctaaggttgtgggttcgagtctcggcctggccacgactgaggtgcccttgagcaaggcaccgaacccccccgactgctccccgggcgccgcagcataaatggctgcccactgctccgggtgtgtgttcacggtgtgtgtgtgtgtgtgtgtgtgtgttcactgctgtgtgtgtgcactttggatgggttaaacacagagaacgaattctgagtatgggttaccttatttagctgtatgtcatgtcactttttttcactttgtcaCTAACAATCAGACTGTTTACATGCAACCTAATAATCAGCCAGTAATCAGATCTTTTTCTGAGTCCTATTGAAAAGCCTTGATTTAAGCAACTCGGTCTATCTGATCTGAATGAAACTTTGATCGGACAGAAAGAGGCAGTTGCATAAGAAATGTAAACACTTGGATCAGACTGCGTTTATTTAGGTCTTAAACCTGGCATGCTGTTCGATAGAGGAGACAAAATATATGTAATGTGCatttgtgcaaaagtttgcattttCTGCGAAgagacgtttatttatttaacgtttATTGAAGGAGtctaaaagagaaagaaagcgtTGCAATGTCTGTGGTataagatgaagatgaagaagaagcttCTTAACGACCTCAGAGttgtaactctgcttcatcacaccacttCACTCCagggttgattattttccaagaaCAGCATGTTGTGAACATTCTATTCCTCTTATATGACAGCAGTTTTCTAACAATTGCAGTTGTTACCTGTTAAAAAACGTTATAGTTTGTGTCGTTGGActgaaatgaagaagaaagTGAAGCTTTGGATTGAGGAACTTTTAATTAAATGCGATGGTGGTGAGGTTCAGATTAAACCGACGACAAACTTTTAATCTCGAGAGAGCCGTCAGAAAGATTGTTGAACGTAATGTAAAGTGCACGTGTTAATATTATAAACTAAACCTTCTCCATCTCGGTTTCTCTTTAGGTGGGATCGATATTCGGAGGCTTGGTGATGTTAGTTGTTGGGATCGCTAGTATTTTACTGTACGACAGCTTGTGGAACACGGACATATCCCTCTTGGTCATCGGCGGCATATTTCCTCTCATCGGCTACATCGTAGGATTCATCATCTCCTTTATACTGCGTCAGCCCTGGAACCGGTTCGTAAAACATCATTTACTGTGACACGTGATCAGTttataaagtcagaaatcaATCATTTCTCACAGACCATGCAGATGCGAATCCAATCCGGGAGTCAGGATGAGTATTTAGTCATTAATCCATTAACTCGCAGGTGAAAACTAAACATCAGGGTCGAGAGGAAGCACACAGTGGAGAAAGACTTTGctaatttattaaacatattttttctcttttaagcTTTAGGTTTTCTGGAATTGTTTTGCCTTAATTTTTAACACATTAATGCCTGGAAAGAATGAAAATGATCtgtgaatagaataaaaaaaatgtcaaaataggTTTAATTGTTAttcactaataataattaataatttaataatcttAAATGTGATTTAGAAATAGCAAGATTCAAGATATTTTTAGACTTGCTATCAATTATTTTACAGAAtgat
This genomic interval from Tachysurus vachellii isolate PV-2020 chromosome 17, HZAU_Pvac_v1, whole genome shotgun sequence contains the following:
- the LOC132860358 gene encoding sodium-dependent organic anion transporter-like; the encoded protein is MRIKGSVGIITLPHSHTHTDNHSVTMWNNSSETNTTSLAGSHSVNQQSLSVTLAVMLGLVIFSLGCSVELSKIWLNLKRPWGLLTGLLCQLGMMPLISYLLALAFSVQPVQAVAVIVVGSCPGGTISNIITYWLDGDMNLSITMTVVSTLLGLGTMPLNLYIYSHTWVSAGRMDVPFLNIGLACISLVVPVSCGLLVNYKWPKVARILLKVGSIFGGLVMLVVGIASILLYDSLWNTDISLLVIGGIFPLIGYIVGFIISFILRQPWNRCRAIAMETGAQNMQICGTVLQLFFRPHQLSQIITLPIMYSCFQLLTGLLLIITYQIYKRTACKNYFMTSEEQNQPEEPGPKGEINTAFENDTFCEPQRNTEEHHVTRL